GAAGAacgcagcagacaggcaggcatggtgctggagaagtagaactttacatcttgatccacagacagcaggCAGAAGGAGACAGACTGGTGTGGGCtttgaaaacctcaaagcccaccctccaatgacacacctcctccaacaaggccaggcctcatctcctaatccttcccaaacagttccacttcctggtgactaagcattcaaacaaatgagagctgttctctttcaaaccaccacacctgctgAGATGACTTTATCCTTAAGGGAGTTGATCCCTGAAACAACTGCATCCATACAGAACAAGATACAGGGTAAGGCTAAGAAGTGGCTTTATTATTCTTCTAGATAGCTATAGAATTTTCTCCACACTTTTGATGATGACATCACAGGATTTCTTCTGTTAGTTAAAAATAACATTAGTTTAAACACTTAATTTTGCTAAGAGTAGAAGAATTTTTGTGCGTATACACACCTTCACTTCACTCCTTCAGGAGACTAAAGTGGCCAACAAGATCAATTGTCCCAATTTATACTATTGCTTTATATCTTACCACACATCAGGTGTAAATATTAATGTACTTTAACCCATGTCATCCACATTTTATACTCACAAATAAGTCTATCATATTCAATCCAATTATTTTTatgctatttatattttataccaTAAATGACAAGCAAATAAATCAACCAAAACTTTGAGCTTCATGGGACAGTAACTATCATTCAGTGTTCACTCCAAGTAGGATTTTAAAAAAGACCTTAAGTTTAGTAATTGACTAACCAAGGAAATAAAGTAGAAATTAAAATATCTTAGAAACTTCCTGGTTGTTGTTCATCAAGAAAGATTTCAATTTGCCAACATTTTCTGTCTTACCAAAGGGATAGCACTTTGTTAGTTAGTTGTGTTATTCAGTGAGTGTTCATGTTGCTTATAATTCTGGTACTATCTTGAAGTATGTAAgcacctacacagagaaaccctgtctcaaaaacaacaacaacaacaacacagcaacacaaaacaaaacaaaacaaaacaaaacaaaacaaaagccaggcacGCAGGCTTCAGGCCAGGCCAGActacagagaccttgtctccaaaaacaaaaataattgaatTCTAACAGGAATTTCAGAAAtgatttcctctcctcctctccttggaATCCATAACATGTATGTAGCATATCTTGATCTTTTCCCATGGTTTTTTGTATATTCTACTCTGCCTTACCcttccctgcttctgcttcccaagtacttggattaaaggtgggtaCCACTATGCTGAGATCTCCCCCATttactttgtctttaaaaaagtaTGTCTGTGagctttgcctgcatatatgtatatgtgctccGTGCATGCCACGTGTCTGAATaagtcagaagaaagcatcagattccTACTTACAGATGTTTGAAAATCACCACCCAGGGACTGGGAGCTGAACGGAGTCCTCTTCAAGAATACCAattgttcttaatcactgagacatctctcctgcCCTGATAGCTATATTTTTAACTAATGAAACTAACCtgtaagaatttttttctagaaaaaaactATCCTTTTAAAATGGAGGAAGACTGTACTCATTTGACCCTGAAGCTTCCTAAGAGGTAACTGCTATTTATTCTCCAATAACAGTATCCAGATACTCCGCATACAGCTCTGGTTGATGGCACAGTATTAGTTACTATAAGAGTTGCTGCAAGTGTAGTGGCCAGAGCACAAGTGATTGGTCAAACAGCtggctttttctttattattcagTTCCAGatccagcccatgggatggtagCATTCACATTTACTGTGAGATTCAGCCTAAGTTCTCTGGAAATGCCCTCAAATACATGGTCAGAGATGTGTCTCTAGGTGATTAAAAAGTCATCAAATTGACAATTAGTATAACCACCACAGGATCGTCATTTTCACTTAACTGTGGGAAGACTGAGCAACTATCAGATTAAGTAGTCTGGTCCATCTGAAAGGAACTGAAGGTCTGTAGTGGGAGAGAGCTATGATGAACATTTATGTGTAACATTTTAACCACTGCCTGCCCATTGTCAAGTACCAACCACGTCAGTTCTCATTTCTCTGAGAGATGTCTAAAGTAGCTACTGTACCAAACTTTTACAGATAAGAGAATTGGTAAACGTGGAGAACTAATTTTCCTAACTTGCTTGTCTGGTACGTGATAGAGTTACATCAACACACAGCAATTCGAAACTGCTGCATTTGAACAGGCCAGATGCCCAATAGAACTACTGTAGAACTCCTGTTGGGGACAAATGGAAAGGCAAGAATTATTGAGCTTAGTAAAATGAAGcagacttaaagaaaaaaaccctataaATACTACTGTAGTATAGCAAACCAAAGAACGGGTGAAAAATCTTTGAGAGTTTGGTGTCTCCCAGCCTGTGGCACAAGAGccacaggagggggaggggcatatTTCATAGTTTTATAACTACATATGCGTCATTTCAAAGGGTATGAAGATCAAATGGAGATCACCTTGCTAAATTTAGTGCTGATAGAAGCCACCCACCCCTTCTAGCTTTCTTTACAATGCAGTGGCACCCTGTCACTACTGATACCACCAGGGCAGGTAGTTATTCCTTGCAATAGCTTATTTAAGAGAAATTATGAGATGCCCACTCTGGACATTTCTAAGCATCCAGTTTTCATCTGATAGGTTTAATGGTGGTCCTTTCTCAAATCAAGAAACTCTCCTGGCTCACCTGCCTGAGCATCTTATAACCTACATCTATAATACAGGTATGCCAAGCACACAGATCTTACATAAATATCAATGAGTGCTTGTTAGCACTCAAATTTGATTTTAGGTAGGAACCAGTATGGTTGGAAAGAGTAATGCTGACACATTGTGTAAAATATCCTAAAGAGTCCAGAATACAGTATGTGTAAAACTGCTGAAAGGGTGTTTTATTTGGGAGAAATTTTATACCTAGAAATAATTTTACCCAAATGTACATAGTTGTAACTACCATCAAATAGTTTAAGTCATTCAAAGAATTAAGCAGAGCTGGGGTTGTAAAGGCAATTATAAAATATCATCAGAACATGATGATAGTAATAAGACCatggagaaattaaaattataaataaggttTATGTAGCTTTAGGGATCCACAACTTTAGCATAAAACAGCAAACAATAtttcctatatgcctccatgatAATGAAATCATTTTCCTGAATAATTTAATCCTTACCAACTCCATAGTTATCCACCAACCCCATTTTGCCAGGTAAGAAACTGAAGCCTACATGTTAGGTTACAATGTTCAGGCTTAGAGTAGTTGATAGGGTCTGGTTTAAACACAAAGCCTAACCTGAGAGGTTAGCCTTGTAGTCCTTGCTATGTACTTCCTCTGTAGACCTCATCTGTTCTTCAGCATCaagaaaatgtactttttttttctgtggggACACAGCTCAGTTTGGAAAGTGCTAGCTATGTAAGCCTAAGGGTCCAAGTTTAGGACCCTTAGGACCTCAGGACCCACACAAAGCTGGGTATCATGCTTTGTACCCATAATCCACCACTGTAATGCTGTAGGGGCAGAGAGGACAGGACCCTGGGGCTAGCTGAATTGCTAAGTTTCATATTcagagacattttcttttaaaaagaaaggtggataagccaggcagggtggtgcacacctttatctcagcattgaggaggcagagccaggtggatctgagttcaagattGGCCTGATCTAcagcatgagttcaaggccagttagggctacatagtaagatgctgtctcaaacacaaagcaAGTGGACAGCAGTAGAACACAAACATACCCAGTGATGACCTGCTGCCACCACACGCAAGTATACACAGTGTGTGTTTACACacttacatatgcacacacacaaaagtaggTCTAATGTGAAGTAAATTGGCCAAGGCAAGTAGAAACAGAAATAGTTCATAATTTTCAAACTGAGTGACCCTGAACTGTCCTAATTCTACCTGAGTCTCTAGGGAACTTGGGGCCCAATTCTGTAGCTCATTTTCCCTTTCCGCTGTCATGGCGAGGGCACCAAGTCGAGCCAAGTGGAGTTTAAAAACTGGACTCACATCATTCCAGGTGTCTTGTTACAAGTATACATGGCCACTTCAGAAATTCTTAGAATAGTCTGGTACACTAAATGCCAATCAGGACTTTCAATTCCAAGAAACCTGGTGTGTGTTGTTCTGGCCTCAAATAAGTTTTCAGAAATGTGGTCATTCTGGCTTATATTTTCTCTGGCAATTCAGAGAACAGAGACTTGATGTAACCATTTCAAAATGTAaggtcttctttctcctcccaagcTTCCTCCACTTTTGAGTCTTGAGAAGAAACTACTTAGCAGGCTAGCATGTCAGGGCATAAAGAAGGGATACAGTGGAACCAGTCCTACACAGCAGGGTCTCCTAGATGCTGTGTGTCTGACCACACCACCCACAGCTTCAAGGTTACAAGCAGTTCCCAGCTGGGGCATTACACAGGTGTAACAGATAAACACACAGGTGATATTTTGGATATTCAGCACTCAGGGAAACTCTACAAAGTGATCGCACAGGATAAATTTATTAGTGTCTGCTTTTAAAAGCTTTTAGCAACAAGTCTGCTGCTCGTCCTGGGGAGAGGGCTCCACTGAGGACCTTTCTCTCCATCAGGGGGATCTGTTCTCGGATGCTGGGGTGGGTCTTGAAGTGTTCTAGGACGTTTTCCTGAATGAGATTCCACATCCAGACTTTGTGCTGTGTCTGTCTCTTGGCAGCCAGCTCCCCACTGGCCAGCATTTGGTGCTGAAACtctctcattgtgtcccacatCTCAGTGATGCCCTCTCCACTTCTGGCAGAAATGCGAATCACCTAttgagaaggcagaagcagaactATTATGTCACAGGATGTCTGCGATTTGCCAAAGAATTCTCAGCATTTATAGAAACAAGACAAAAGACCAGAATGGGATGCTGCTGCTGTCAGAGCAACACACTGGCGTACACTGCAGCATGCACACTGGATTACTAATAGCTTGGCAGAAACAAGACACCAATTTAAGGCCCAATTCGTAGctcagaaatatattttaacttaggATGGCTTGGATAGATAGACGATCAAGGGAATCCCAGAGAACTTTTGAGCCTCATGGGATAAGCAGAGGCAATGGGAGGGAGGGTTCCCTGGGGCCTAGGGGCCAGAGATGAAGCCAAGCTGAGGACAAGCTCCCTTCCTTATGCTATCAGGGCAAGGCTGAGCAAGTGCCCATCACCTCCATGGACAAGATAGCCACCAATGCACAGGAGTCACTGGAGAAGCCAACAGTAGTAAAGGGTTCACTGCTCTCACGATGCAGATAAGCTGCTGGCGTCAATGTGAGTGCACTGCTTCCCTcagtatttttcttcattttcttaactTACTGAAAATAACATGACTGAAGGTCCCACATTGCAAGCCTTTGCTCTGCTCCCCAAATCCTAACATACTCAAAACATTAGTATTCCATAATCTTAAGGACAGTTCCTTTAGGACGAACCTCCTTTTACTTCTAAATGGTTTAATGGGTGCTGAGCAGGCTCAGCTGTCACTTCACTCTAGTTTTTGGCATCTTGTGGTTgaaaaattctatttaaaattagTGCTACAAATCTGGCTTTGTCATAGTTTTCCAAAGTACATTCAAGCAAAGGCTGAGTATATGTCTAGCATGCGACCTATGGCCTCTCTCCTAAGGTACACAGTCCACTCAGTGAAGAACACAGAAAGGAACACAAGCCAACCTTTGGCCTCCAGACTTCCGAGCGCCTACGGAGCAACTTGAGTGCGCTCACGTACTCTGCTTGGATCCTGCGGGCTGGCACAATCAAGTCTCCATCAGATTTAGTTATAACAACCAAATCTGCCATTTCAATGATGCCCCTTTTGATGCCCTAGAGAGAGCAGAAGCAGCATGTTTATCAGAAGCATCCTATTTGCTCCCAACGACCCTGAGAACAAGACAACAGCAGACGCCATGACTGTCTAACACCAGTCACTCTACTGTCatttcttctgtgtcttcctgaGTTCATGTGCCAGATAATAACTGACAAGAATTAACTAAATGTACCAGCCCTTGGAACTATGGAAGTCATCTGTGAAATCCCTTTCAAATTCAGAAACTAACTTGGtgagatctatccagatgttgaGTAGACAGATAATCAAGATAAAACATGATGGTGACAGGAGGCAGCTCATAGCATCTTATGGAGACAAGAGCTAGTGGCCCAGCTCACTGCAGGGAGTGAGGGTGAGTGGTAGGTTATAAGCTAGTCACCTAGCCCGAGCACAAGGAAGGGAAGTGACATGATCAGCAGCCTACCAAGTAAGTAAGGCAAGCTGAGAGACAAAAGGTGATGGAGACTTGTGACCACTGAGACCAGAGGAACAAAACGTTACTCCGGCTGAGCTCAGGGGACACACAGGGTCGGGGTGCTCACTGACTGGTGCATGATGTGCCCACGAGTGTAAGTCTCAGGGACAAGCATGTCAGGTTCCACGCACATCCCAACCCCAGTCCCACACAGACCATTAGACAGCATCACGGGCCCTCTCTTGGGACAACCCTCCCACTCAAGAGTCCTTTTTCCTCAATAAGATCAGTTTTCATTTACTCACCACTCAGCCAGTCCTTACTCTTCATCAACATGAGACAATTAACTCCACAGTCATTGGCTGTGAGTCACTCTGGTGACTGCTCATTACCTAACACCTTAGTCCCCTGGGTTAAGCCCACCAGAGCCAAGAAAGGCTCTatcacttaaaaaaagaaaagaatcaaaaaCCCTTTCATATAATCATGGGTGTGTCTGCCTCTCTCCCACCCACAGAGTCCCCAGCCCTTTGctcagtgtgtgggtgtgtctaagtaacacatacacgcacacacacaccccttctgtGTGTCTCTTTTTTATTAGGCTAGAGTTTATCATAAACCTGATTGTAGAATTTCCCTGAATTTTGTGAGTTATCCTCATGAATTATTGCACCTGAGAAGAAGTGGGACCCTTCAGCTTTGTAGCTTGGCAGTACCCATCACCTGGAAACCCAGCTGGTGTCTGAAGTGAAGGAAGGGAAGGACTTGGGCTGGCTACTGATAGAATGACAGAGGAGGAGAGTGCTGTACTGTTATACAGTATGTATGCTACCCAACAGTATCTACCACATGCATTACTTCAGAGCCAGGCGTTGTACAAACACCTATGATGCTGTGGTCTCTATGGACCAAAGCCCTCTATTTACTCCAGTCACTTCTGTGCTGTATAGGGAAACGTTTAAGTTGTATATGTAGCTCAGAGTCACATCTTTTATTATTGTTAGTTGAGAAAAACAAACCACATGTACAGAGAAACAGCCTGTGGCCTCATGGCCTCTAGCCAATGGGAATGCTGTTACTCAAATACTACCTTCAACTTAATTTGCAATAATATTATACTGCGCATTTGTTCTTTCAGGGGTAATTATGGGAGGACCAAAGCACCAAAAATCTTACCTGCAGTTCATCCCCTCCTGCTGGTGGCAGCAATAAAACAAACATATCGACCATGTCAGCCACAGCAAACTCCGACTGCCCTACACCTGGAAATTTAAATCAcaactttatttaaaatactgtttttacttttttccaATTTACTGGCTCATTTACATTCTATTTCACTTAATTCCTCATCTTCATGGTCATAGATTTATGACCTGTTGCTATAACTCAGCACCCACGACTTGATAAAGACAAAAGCTCATTTGCTCAGGGATCTGCAGAGTGGCAAATGCAAGTGCATCTACACAGACAGCATCATATGGGAGACAGGGCAAGCATGCTGACGCAGGAGTCTCTCCTGCTTTCACAAATGCCATTACAGAGGCCTCATGGTCATCACCTTATCTACTCCTAATTAGTCCCCAAAGGCTATTAGCATGAATTTAGATTAAGTTGCTAGCACACCCTCCCGCTTCTCACCAGGTCAATGCTTTGGATGGAGACCCTCCAGACTTCAATTCTCTCTGCTTGTAAAGCTTTCTCTTGGTGTCTCTTTCATCAGTAAGTGGCTTGAACACAGACGGGCTCTAGTCTAAAACCACGTTTGCCACTATGTTCATCTCTTTACGACTTTTCACCTTTATGCAAACTCCcagttcttttctctttaaacatTCTTGGAGAGACCTCTTAATTGCAGACAAGTACCACTGAAGGGTCTCATAACAGCCATCCCCgagggagccagagaggaagctcCGTGGTCaagggcacttgctgcttttgcaaagcCAGCTCTGTTCCTACATTACCTAgttagtggctcacaactctagatccaggggatccaacatcctcttctggtctctgtgggtaacaggaacacacagacatacatgcaggcaaaacttatacacacacacacacacatagagagagagagagagaggacagacagacagacagacagatgggaagGATCTAAGTGTCTTCAGTATTTTTCATGCACTGTTACCAGGGCACCCACATCACAGAGGAGACTAAGGAAGTACTTCCCTCCGTGGAGGAACAGATGCCATCCCAGCCTCCGCCAGGTCACCCACTTGCAGTTTCCTTGGAGCAGTCATGCTAAAGAGAGCTCCCTTCCATCCACTTTCCCGAAGCCTCACTCAGCCACCACAGAACCTCTCACTTTCtctatatggtcaattttctgGAAAACCTTACTTGATGCTCAGTGCCTATGTTTTGATCCACACCCCCAGCTCAACGCTCACCTGGAAACTCTCTATTTGTTGCAGATACTTCTGGTGCCTACTTCTGTCTGTTTTctctcctcaccctagagttcagTGTACCAAGTCAAACCGACATGGTGAGGTGTCCTGTCAGGCATCTGAGCAGAGAGTGATAGTAAAGGTAGGCAGAGAGGGACTGCAGGCAGGTCATCTGAAGAAGGCACGTCAGCCGGGTgtgcctcttccctctccttccttctgtctgccaCCCAGTGGGACAGTCAGAGTTCCACCAGTCACCTTCCAGTCCTGAGCAACCTTGAGGCAGACTACATGTGAAGGATGGAGGCATCCTGAGGACTGAAGGTGTAGAACTAGATTTGTTCTCAAGCACCTGCCCCAGGGCTTCTTCACTTACAAGACAGCAACCCTCTTTTATCTGAGTCGCTGTTATCATGAGTCTCTAGGACAAGCAGCCATACACAACTCTGAGATAACACACTTGGCTTTTATATTGCCCTCTTCTCTGACTCCTCTCCATTCAATCTTAAATGGTGGCTGTTAGACCTGTCTTCAGATCCATCATGGAAATTCCAGCACTCAGTAGAACTCAGATGGAAATGAGGCTCTACAGAGTTACATGAGGTCATGAGGATGGGGTGCTAACGAAAGGGAAGGAAGGCACCAGGGTGTGTAATCCTGAGAGCGTCCATGTGAGGGCACAACAAGGAAGCCATCTGCAAAAAAAGGGAGGAGAGCACACAAAGCAACCCTGCTGGTGCTGGACCCTCAGCTTCCAGAGCTGTGAGAGGCACATGGGCGTGGTCTAAGCTGCTCAGCCCCTATTTATGACAATAATCCTAGTGAACCAATATGGCTACGTTCTATTTTTATCCCCCACTTTCCTTCACTTAATGTAAACAAAATTTATAACTTGGTGTGGAACTATGACCCATGTTGTTAGGTCTGTATTTATCACCCAGTCTCCTAAAACAATGTCACGTGGACACCTAAGAAGGATGTCACAGCAATGTGTTCTCCTCCCTGCCATCTTCCACAGTGCTCTCTGCCGCTCTGGAaagctcccttcctcctctcttccatgAGTCCTCCAGCTCACTGTCCATGCTTCTGAATTACTTCCTCCTCTCTGGTCCTGTTTACTTGATGTAGCAGTCACCATTTCCCTTCTTTGATTGACAGCATAGTTTAACTGCCTTCCACTTCCACTCTAAATGTTCTAATCATTCTTCATTCTGCTGTGGGGTTCCCTCCAAACGTACATGTGGCTTCCCTTGTTCTAGCTTCCTACTCCtttcagagaaaatgaaaactcTTTGGCAGGGCACATAAGGAAAACCTTCCCCTGGCCCCTGTTGCAAGTGTCTCTGCCCGAAATGCCGTGAGTGGCCTGATCAGGCAAGCTGCACCTCTCTGAAGGAGTCATGTTTGCTCACTGTGTCTGTGCAAATATGCTTCACCCCCTACCATCAaatcccaccctccctcctccagGAAGTCTTCACTGATTCCCCCAAACACTGGTTTGGGTTCTATCATATACATTCATCACAAAGTAAACCAAAAGGTTGTCTCTCCGCAAGAGTGTGAAGTGCTGGGGTTTTCGTTTGATGTCCTGCACATGACTGTGCTACGGAGGAATAGCCAGCACCAGGATCCCATGCGTGCTGTGCTGCTGTGATTGACTTCCCACGGTCATTCAAGTGCTTACTAGCCTCTGGCACACGGAACATGTCAGCTTAGATATCAGCTCTGCAGACTCGGGGCTCACTTTCACCTTTTTCATGGCAGGCTCTTGTGAGAAGGGAACATAGCCCATGTACTCACATTGTCTGTGGGGCAATACCTTGTATCTAATTATAGTTCATATCTGCTGAGTGAACTAAATGAAGTCAGTTGTTAGTCATCTTTAAATAGCACTCATTATGAAAGTACATGACTCTTATGAAGTAGAGTATTACACTCACCGACGGTTTCAATAAGAATGATGTCATAGCCCCCTCCTTCACACAACACAATGGCTTCATTTGTGGTCCTTGTCACTCCTCCTAGAGTCCCACTGGTAGGAGAGGGCCTGATGTAGGCATTCATATCTCTTGACAGCTCAATCATCCGGGTTTTATCACCTAAGAGGGACCCTAAAACACACAGTTACATTTTACAATCACGGAAGAGCTGTACGAGCTAATTACCAACcagcaaactgcaagaggacatGATTTACGGTATCTCTTCCCAAGCCTGAGGTGTATGCCACATTACTGAGTTCTCCTCTAGCTCACTCTCTATCCTCATACTGAAGTTAGTAGTGGATCATTTCAAGCTCCTGGAAACCAACAAGGTCTCCTTGAATTGACCGGAAGTTCAAATCTAAGCCCTGGATGCTCCAGGCAACATCCCTACCTtaccttccttgaccaatgtcgGCATTCCAGGCCCAAGCCAACCCTCTGGCCCAGcattgtgtctcttcactgcTATCTCCACATTAGTGTGGCTGTGTCCTTGCTGGTGTTCTACTAGGACATCTGGTATGTCCTCTTGTCACTAATTTACAAGAGGTCAAATCAGGGTCCTTGCTACTTCATTTTGGGGTGTTATTTTTACCCTCCCAAACCCTTCCTTTCTTACATAAATGGAATAATAAGTCATGCTGAGGTTCAAACGACATTACACAGGAATGGAACATGTGCTTCAAAACCTGGTAACATAACAGACCATATCTATCTTACATACACTAAAGTCTTTTCCTTCAGAGTCTTTCTGGAACTTTCTCATGACATGTCCTTTGCTGTAAATCTGTACAGTACACAGCAACTGCTCTGCAATCTGTTGACACCCTAGAGGACATAAGAGAACTTTGGTgaccctctcctttccctttttaCCAAGAACAGGCTCTCCTCCCCATTGTCGCATTTTATCAGCCTTATGCCAGTCTGTTACTTCTCCCCTCACCGCCATGGCGCGCACCGGGATGGGGACTTTCCTACAGCACATCTCAGGTTCACAGCATCTGTTTCGTTTCCTTCATGTGATGGTTTCCAACCAGGGTCCGTCCCTCACCCACCCCACAGGCATCTGCTGTATCTAGAGATGGCTTCACCTGTCACAAACGGGGCAGGATGCTACTGCACCACCATAGGACAGTCACCACATACCACAAATCGCTGCCACCAACGAAGACTTGCCATCAGTGTCACCAAGTGTCACCAGTACCAAAGTTGAGAAAAATTTGCTCTAGCTACAGCATTCCCTGCCTATGACCTTATCCTAAAGCTACTGTACACTGAATGCTAAACAAAGTGGTTACTGTAGTACTCAACTGACACCCAGGAAATGGACTAGTTATATTTTTTGAATTAATTGTAGTATTTGAGCAAACAGCAATACTTTAAATTCTGAAAGCATTAAACCCTTAAACTACTACCTTTTCCTACTTCCTCTTTTtgtaattaaaaacatatttgattttatcatttttaattgtgtgtgtgtgtgtgtgtgtgtgtgtgtgtgtgtgtgtgtctacaggtAAGTATGTGTGCAGAAGTGCAGGTGCCCGTGGAGGTTGGAGGTACTGGCCTCTTAATTTCCTGGAACTAGtgttataggtggttgtaagtTACCcattgtaggtgctaggaactgaactgggtcctctgcaagagcagtgctcttaaccttttgCCATACAGTTACATACAAAGAATGGGGATAGTCTTACCTGACCATTTACACTCACCTAAGGGCATTTCCC
The Mus musculus strain C57BL/6J chromosome 8, GRCm38.p6 C57BL/6J genome window above contains:
- the Mmaa gene encoding methylmalonic aciduria type A homolog, mitochondrial isoform X2, which translates into the protein MLTEQGHRLSVLAVDPSSCTSGGSLLGDKTRMIELSRDMNAYIRPSPTSGTLGGVTRTTNEAIVLCEGGGYDIILIETVGVGQSEFAVADMVDMFVLLLPPAGGDELQGIKRGIIEMADLVVITKSDGDLIVPARRIQAEYVSALKLLRRRSEVWRPKVIRISARSGEGITEMWDTMREFQHQMLASGELAAKRQTQHKVWMWNLIQENVLEHFKTHPSIREQIPLMERKVLSGALSPGRAADLLLKAFKSRH
- the Mmaa gene encoding methylmalonic aciduria type A homolog, mitochondrial isoform X1, with translation MTISTLLLSPNRRLLTCLSRVPSPWLLHSSHPAPGPPGALPNCFGHHCTKRVLLSDGFRRTLCVQATLKDHTEGLSDKEQRFVDRLYTGLVKGQRACLAEAITLVESTHTRKRELAQVLLQRVLALQREQELRNQGKPLTFRVGLSGPPGAGKSTFIECFGKMLTEQGHRLSVLAVDPSSCTSGGSLLGDKTRMIELSRDMNAYIRPSPTSGTLGGVTRTTNEAIVLCEGGGYDIILIETVGVGQSEFAVADMVDMFVLLLPPAGGDELQGIKRGIIEMADLVVITKSDGDLIVPARRIQAEYVSALKLLRRRSEVWRPKVIRISARSGEGITEMWDTMREFQHQMLASGELAAKRQTQHKVWMWNLIQENVLEHFKTHPSIREQIPLMERKVLSGALSPGRAADLLLKAFKSRH